The sequence below is a genomic window from Gossypium hirsutum isolate 1008001.06 chromosome A11, Gossypium_hirsutum_v2.1, whole genome shotgun sequence.
CATTTAGTAGCAAACTGGAATCGGCAATATCAATTGTTCCGTTAGGTAGTGACTCTTTAACCCAATGTTTCAAATTCGTTTCTCCGATGAACATTTCATTTGTGGGTTTCTTTCTTGTGAAAGTTTCCATTAATAAGATACCATAACTATAGACATCACTTTTTATGGAAATAATTCCTGCTAATCCATATTCTGCATCAAAAATATAAACACTGaatcattaaaaatcataaataaggTGCATGCTAGGGCAAAATAAGAGAATGAACTCATCACCTGGTGCCATATACCCAATAGTAGCAAGTGTCATGGTTTGTTTCATGGAGTTTTCTTCTCCCAACAGTTTGGCAATGCCAAAATCTCCCACATGTGCGACCATATCGTCATCTAGTAGGATGTTACTTGGCTTTAGGTCACAATGGATTATAGTACTTGGATGTCCCGAATGGAGATACTCTAATGCTGATGCAACATCTATCATTATGTTGATTCTCTGTAGGATATCCAAGGAATAATGGTCCGAATACAACCATTTCTCAAGGTTCCCATTAGGCATGAATTCAAGCACCAAGGCTTTGAAATCACTACAAGAGCAATAACTGATGATGTTGACAAGATTGCGGTGAAGTATATTTTTCATCACTTCAAACTCGGCATCGAAACTCCTAAATGCTCTTTCTACCTGCAAATTGAAAACTTTTATTGCAACATTCGTACCATCCGAAAGTTTTCCTTTGTACACAGAGCCGAAACTTCCCGAACCAAGCAAATTGGCATCGCTGAATCTGTCCGTAGCTTGTACAAGTCTATTGTGCTGATTGGTTCTCAATATTTCCGACAAATTTTCTCTGGTTGAAAGACTAGTGGTCCTTTTCAGACACAAGATGATCAAAGCAATTATCCATGTAATAGGAGCAATAATCGGTAAACCATGTGTCAAAACATGTATAAGGCGTGCCTTGAATGGTCGATGGGGTCGATGGGTGCAATTTTTGCAAGGAGGGACTTGGAATTTAGGTGAACCACATAGTGCATAATTCTTCTCGAATGATTTACTCGTAAGGTTTCTGAAACACCCTTCAGTGGGGATCTCTCCTCCCAATCTATTGAAAGACACATCAAAGTGATTGAGATAGGAAAGTCTTTCCAAAGACTTGGGAATGATCCCGGAGAGATTGTTGTTCGATAAATCCAAGGTTACCAAACTTGTCAAGCCACCAAATGATTCGGGAATGGGACCTTGCAATCTATTCCTATATAGAGACAAGGTTTGTAAGTCATCTAGATCCCCGGTTCTTGTTGGAATGTTGCTCGAAAACTGATTTCTCGACAAATTCAAATACGTTAGTACTTTCAAGTTTCCGATATCCGGTGGAAGTGTTCCACTCAGATAATTTGAGGAGAAATCTACTTGCAAGATATAATCAAGGCTCCAAAAGGTGGAGGGTATTGTGGAATGCAATTTGTTGGAAGACAGGTTTAGGGATCTCAAAGAAGTTAGAGAGCCCAACAAGTGGGGAGTGAACCTTGAAGCATGTTACCACTCAATGACAAAGTACTTAGTTTCTCCAAACGACAAACATCATATGGAATGGATCCATTCAACATATTGCCACTCAGAAACAAACCTTGGACTTTTTGTAGCCGTCCTATTGTTGTCGGAATAGATCCACTCAATTCATTCTGGGATAGGTCCAAGCGTATAATGTTGCTTAAACCATCTATCTCCATTGGAATCGTGCCTTTGAAATTGCAATCATGGGCGCGTAGAGTTTCGAGTGACGCTGAGAGATTAAAGATAGAAGCGGGAAGAAGGGCATTCAGTGGATTTGAGGCTATGTCTAGGACTCTGAGCTTCTTACAGTTTGACAGGGAAGAAAGAAAGGTCGGACTTTGAGATTCCATGGTCAAGTGGTTGGAAGAAAAGCACAAAACTTGAAGCAAATTTAGATTGGCAAGGGAATGTGGGATAAGGCCAGAGAAAGAGTTCCCATTCAAGCTTAAAACTCTAAGCCTAGAAGCATTTGAAATTGAGCTTGGAATATTCCCACTTAGATTATTGTTCATTAGGTATATTTCCTCTAGATTTGGAACAAACCCCATCTGCGGTAATTTACCTGGAAAAAAAAACAGGTATGTTCCAATTATTTCACAAGAAAAAACGtgcatttttttctctttttgttttggtGGTAAAAGTGAATttctaaataaatataaatgtatGGGTGTAATTTTTAAAACAACTTCAATACAGTTATGTAagtaaaatcccaaattaaaactATGAATACTtctaaatctttttatttttcattaaaatacttttgaatttcgaatataaaattgaatattcaaataaacatttataCTTGGTAATATATACTCTaaattaaacaatatatataaattatgaggGAAATACCTGATAGAAAATTGTCATGGAGATTAATTTGTTTCAAAGAAGAAATATTGAAGATAGGTGGTGGAATCCGCCCGCTTAGGCTCATGCCTTTTGCAACAAAAATCTCCATTTTCCTAAGATTCCCCATCTCCCATGGGATTTCACCTGCCAAACAATacgtttttttttccaaaaataaaaaaaaataaatgtaggTTTATtggttatttttggaaaaaaaataggtTTATTCATTTTAATACTCTGTTTGAGTTGATTTTAAGTCTGTTCaacaaaaattcaatttttttatataattttaaataagaaaattattaattttcagttcaaccaattcaatattttttaataagcaaaaaaaaatgttaaagcaCTGTAGCTTACCATGTAAAGAGTTTCCATCCAAATATAAAACCTTGAGGTTGGTTAAATTCCCAATACTTGAAGGAATAAATCCATTGAGTTGATTAAGAGACAATGATAGACTTCGAAGATTTTTGCATTCACCGATGTTTGAGGGAATGTGGCCAAAAAATTTGTTGATTGATATCTCAAACACTTGAAGGTGGTGAAGATGGTCACACATATCACTTGGAATGTAACCAGATATACTATTATTGTAAACCCTGATCTCCTTCAAAGATGAAATGTTGAAAATAGAAGATGGGAGTTGGCCAACCAAGCTCATATTTTGCACTCCAAATTTCTCCAAAGCAGCAAGCTTACCAATTTCCCACGGGATTTCACCTATACATTAATTTTGAAGagattttaatgatttatatgaatCAGTTATTGTCAATCTTGCTTGTAACATCAATAAAAATTCTATATcagttataaattatttgatcgattcaattttttaaaatgaaaataggaaTCACGATGTTTCTAAATCGTAAATTAATGCTTGAATTCATTTATAAGTTGAAGGTAATGGTACGACACATTGTATTCTTAAGAGAAAACTCAAGTTTGAACATTGAAGATAATATTGTTAAAAACGACAATCATGAATTTCAAAAGAATTAATTTCCATGGACCATAAATCGATATGAATGatatcttaatttaaaaaaaatatttaataaatttgcttgaaagtaaaatattgaatttaattaaacatatataaaaataaaacaacaaattaattatgaaattaaacataatataagaaattaaaataataaagataatatatacacaacattTAAAATGATACACATGATTTTATATACCTAATTTTATAGAAAGTATCGCATGTATCTACCATTGGTCAATCTAATTTAAatgattataaatttaaaattaaaaccaaaaatttattctaaataacatttataatgacatgaaattaatttattaatatatcatattgttatatgtaaatataggtgctcatgggccgggctacTTTACTCGACCCGGCCTGAAGGTCTGCCAAAATGTGAGagggtttagacaaaaatataagCTTGGCCCAGGCTCAATAAATGAACGtgattttttagttgagcccggcctgaacccggcccatgaacacctctataaATTATAATcagtaaaatataaattataataatatacaacatttacTTGACTTTTAACATAAGTACTAATATTTGTTTAGAATAGCTATTAGAATTTTGTACTTGGCACTTAAATGACATAAAATTATGTGAAATAATTGAgtgattattatttaataattcaacAATATTGTGGCCGTACGTAGGGATTAAATCAATGAAAATGATAGCAAATAACAAAaggtagaagaaaagaaaataaagtgaagAATGAATGATAGTAACCTTGGAAACGATTTCCACCCAGATATAATTGTTGAAGTGCTGTTAAATTCCCAAACCATGCCGGAATCTCTCCGCTCAAAGCATTGTCactcaaatcaacaagtttcaagCGACGCAAACTGGCCAGCTCTCGCGGCAACTCGCCATGGAAATTGTTGCCGCTCAAGTTCAGCGAGACCAGGAAGGAAAGATTTCCCAACTGTGGACCAATAGTTCCTTTGATGCCCATGTTCGAAAGATTCAACGCAGTGATTCTTCGATGATGGTGACCGCAAGAGACACCGGTCCAGTTGCAGACAGACATCCAAGTACTGGTCCACTCGTTACCCAAAGCATTGCGAGGATCCACGATTTGTGCTTTGAATTGAAGAAGCGCCGACTGATCGGTTGCAGTGGTTGAAAAGCCAATTATGAAACATTGTATTAACAACAGTGATAGGAAAGGGAAGTGGATATTGGCCATTAACCAAAGCACAGAGAGAGTAGCAGAAGaagttaaaacaaaattaaatggtATGATCGAGTTTAATCAatgtgtatgtaatatatatagagagagaaagaTGTGTACgtataaagaaagaaaggaacAAAGTGATTTAAGTTCTACTCGTCTAATTTTATATCTTTGTCTTATTCACGCCCTTACACatgaaatatattattatattaataaatttattggttaaatctttaaaatattaatcatgtaaaaatatatcaaagtgtataaaattattttaattctataCTGGTGTAAATGGGttcctttcatatatatatatatattagatgtaTCATTATAATTGTAATTGTTAAGCTTCTTTATGAGATGTCAAAATTTGCACTTTAAGATATTCTtatataaattgatattttagttATGGTTATTTAAATCAATTggataaaaaattaatcaaagtactaattttgagaaaaagttaaattgattgattttataTGACAATATACTTATTAGAGCGTAAATTATTTTGAGATTTGTCTAATAAATCTATTTTATTAGAATATAATATACTTCTTATCATATCAATGGTAATTATTACTTGTTACGTGTATGTATATTTAAGAAtaaaaatgttttcaatttatttaaaaaatgatgtatataaattatatgaataGAGTTAAGTCATACATAAAAGGCAAAGTGTGTACAGCATAGAGGGAGCAATAAAGAGAAGATGGCCcaacaaaagaataaagaatGGAAAAGGCGGAGACGTGGACATAGTCAGGTCATCAAACTTTATTTAAAGTCTTGACTTGGACTTAAAAACAAGTCAAGATTCGAAGACTGGGTCGTATTACATGCAAATTCTGGGGTTTTTTTAGttaagaaataattaatattttaaaaatataatttttatatatgaaCCAATGTGAACCTCGTACAAAAGTTAAATTATCATAACAATGTCACGCAATCAAATATATGGGGTTTAAAATCGTTATCTAATGTTTTTAAttgtataaacattaaaaattaaaatataagaatttaaATCATGTGAAATAGACCATTCAGATAGcaaattaagataaaattattctttgttttttaaaagaaaattgattaaactattcgagaaaaaaaaagaaaaaataaatattaattgttgGTGATGAAAGATAAGTTACCCCAATACCATAAATGTTTCAGCTTTAAttgtcataactcaaataaaaattattatttattttaaatgtaatcCAAGTGGCAAGAGAAATGGTCCTTGTTTTCTTGATAAATAGGCCTGAAAACAAGAAAACACGACATAAAAATGGGCCTGCAAAACTGTCTAAAGTCCAAACAGAAATCTAAAAGCTTCAGATAACtttcttttatcaaatattttatgaCTGCCtttgtaactttttcttttttcttttttccaaagCTTGTAAAATGGGATTTTTAATGCCGGGAAACTTTATCATATAAAAGTAAGATTTATATTGTAAATGAATTTCATGAAATGATttattataaaaagtaaaaaaaattaaaattttgtaagtATTACCATGTacaatttccatttttattccatatattttgtattgatttaaaattatcttttacttaaaaaatataaaaaataatgacgTTGTTGGatataaaagaaaaaccaaatatTTTGGAATTCTAATCTTTCATCCGTACTCATGTCTCCAAcatttaccctttttttatttaaattttcattaataaaatatcataattataGAAATcatttcttgaaaaaaaaacaaaaattctcaTGGATAGAGCAGGATGGGCTTGCATATAGTTTTAGCATACTTCATGTGTTTTCAAATTTAGATAttaatttttgttcaatttcattcatattgttTTACccttgtttatgttattttatttttaaaaaaaatttatgctatttttaatttaatatctaataaTCTAGTGCAAAATGGTAAAGAGAACCCTTATTAGAAAATCAAGaaaacaatttagtccttaagaaACATTCACAATCAATTGAACCATCAGTGATCAAAATTAATCTATTGAGTTCCTCTATCAACAAAAACCATTTTTGACTGATAATGGATGACACTATGGCAAATGGAAACGCTGACATGTTGATATGTGATTTGCCACATAAATTAATATGATGACATGACATATCACATtaagaaatatgaaaaattataaaaatcgtaaaactatatatatatatatatatatatatataggattgCTGGGTTTGCAGAAGAATGTGGCAGCTGGAAATCATGTGAGAAGTGAGAAGGAATAAGATATTGTTGATCAAAGATATATGATGACTGAACAGGTTATCATTGGATTACAAATTCCTTCCTGATATCAGCAATGGCTGAACCTCTGTTATCTCTATAAGTTCATAAAGATCCAACATTGGAACAAAATGAGCTCATtccttgttttattatttatttatttgtttgttttacttgATATGGAGATGGGAAAGTAAAGAGTCAAAGAGTTAGGGGGCAAtatagaaaaaactaaaatttaaggGAGGCGCATGTAAAGCAAAAAGTTATGCGAGACTAGTATATCTTCAAATTGGGTGCAAGGTTAAGTCCCATTCTAAGTAAACGGTATGAAAAATAATTAGATAATAACTTatttatcacttttattttaatattatattatattttaaatatttgtatatattataatattctttaaatattttacctttaaattttgtcatttttaaggtaatgtgaaatatttttttaagaaaaaaaggaaggataaacatataaataaaaaattttcataatttaaattttacatttatcgaactgtataattatatattttacttataattaatatattaaataaattttataaattaaattgcccttaattttttaatttatcaaacaacatcttaaattacttatttcatgtaatgtaaatattaaaaaaaatcatttaagaagtgtaattaaaaatatcatataatcttttaaattttatttttataataattttaaccaaaagatttctttaattttaataattttcttaatatttttaaaatatttactgaGGTTACTTGTCCTATCATTATAGTATGTATCATAATGTTAGTGTTTTGTCACGTTATCATCCCTtgaaaggtaaaattggccaaTGATGGCTTTTATTAATAAAGTAGctcaattgatttaattttagtCATTGAAAGCTCAATAAGTTTTTGTaatcgattttttttatataatataaagggAGGGATAGAGATAATAAGATTTAAATTTATGTCAAACAGATATTTAAAAACTTTAGTCACCATTTTTCAATatctaatttgatatttttaattaaagcaTTAGATACGAAgaacttaacatattttttaatgttgatattataatattatatacttAATTTTTGAATGATACAAATTACATAATATTACATAATTAGAAAATGGGTAAGGTTCCTTAAAAAAAAATAGTCAAGCAAGGGTCATGTTGTAGAGGGAGAAATTTTAGACGAACCAAAATCCATCACGTGTTATTATTTatctctaattaaattaatttttattaatagatAAATCAAGAACTAACATGTGGTTAACATGCAAAGCTAACTTATACTCTCATGTAGTCATATAATCATTCTTGGTATCTCATagaataaaataatcataaaaatttagttaattcCTAATTGGTTTTTTAGCAAAGACTTAACTAAAACTGAACAGTAAACACATATATTTAAACAGAAAACAATAAGGTCCACAATCCCATAATGATCATGCTAAAATATAAAGACCACAAATCTATACTTCGCCAAAAAATGAACCTTTCAACCGAAACATTATGGACAAACCAGTTTAACCAAATAGTCTGTCAATAGTGACACATCAGTCATTACAATTACACTACTGACGGATAGGGCACAAGTCAGTCTTTCATTGGCTTAACCTAGCTAACTATCCACCCACACAAATCACTAACCAGGAGTACAATAGGCGGAGTGTTACAATTGAGGTCAGTGATATAATTATTGATTTAGAAGAAATCTTTGTAGTAATAAGAGGTACGTCAAATTTTTGGTTTATTATCATTGCATGAATTGAATTTCAGGGTTatgtttaattgaaattaattatattatgcaaAAAGTATAAGTGCCTCatggattaattttttataaagtcAAATGTTAGTTTATGTATcatccaagaaaaaaaaaagatagatggAATGAAAATGCATGGTTAGGAAATGACATATTAATGGATCAAAACAATACTTTTGTTTTGAATGGTAATGACATTGTTTAAACTTGAACAACCTCCTATCTAATAAAAGCATTATGACCATTCAGGAGAGTCTTTCTAAACCAAAAGGTTGTATTCTTAATTCCAGCAGTTACTTTCAAAAGGTTAGgttgaaataatttcttgaaatcAAAAAGTGGAACTTGAAAAGTGATTCGTTTTAAAAAGTCACTTAGACACCTATTGGTGCATTATAAACAGATAATAAGTTTGGAGAATTGAAATCTAATTCAATCCAtaccaattgtgagtgaaatttttcACTACAAAAGTATTCTTTCTTTCTCAACAAACTTAAGATATggaatgatttgtttttattcaaATCATGATATTAGTAACTAGTGTTTGAATGTTATTtatgagaaaattttttaagtgattCCTTACTAAAAACAAAACTTTGTAGATGATCATATAATATGAATAATATTGgttgtttcttttttaaaataaccATAAGCTAAATGAGTTTATATATGATTGTTCATTTTTTAGTCTATGTTATAAAGTTTGGACTAGAAGTGGTTTTGACTAAAAACGAAATAAGTTATACGCaatttgcatgattaattttCTTGTCAAAAGTAGAATAGTTTAAAGCATTGgcttatataataatattactaTTTGGCATGAAATCTTCTGGTGAGAATATATAACgtgataatcata
It includes:
- the LOC107912722 gene encoding LRR receptor-like serine/threonine-protein kinase GSO1, encoding MANIHFPFLSLLLIQCFIIGFSTTATDQSALLQFKAQIVDPRNALGNEWTSTWMSVCNWTGVSCGHHHRRITALNLSNMGIKGTIGPQLGNLSFLVSLNLSGNNFHGELPRELASLRRLKLVDLSDNALSGEIPAWFGNLTALQQLYLGGNRFQGEIPWEIGKLAALEKFGVQNMSLVGQLPSSIFNISSLKEIRVYNNSISGYIPSDMCDHLHHLQVFEISINKFFGHIPSNIGECKNLRSLSLSLNQLNGFIPSSIGNLTNLKVLYLDGNSLHGEIPWEMGNLRKMEIFVAKGMSLSGRIPPPIFNISSLKQINLHDNFLSGKLPQMGFVPNLEEIYLMNNNLSGNIPSSISNASRLRVLSLNGNSFSGLIPHSLANLNLLQVLCFSSNHLTMESQSPTFLSSLSNCKKLRVLDIASNPLNALLPASIFNLSASLETLRAHDCNFKGTIPMEIDGLSNIIRLDLSQNELSGSIPTTIGRLQKVQGLFLSGNMLNGSIPYDVCRLEKLSTLSLSGNMLQGSLPTCWAL